A DNA window from Zingiber officinale cultivar Zhangliang chromosome 3A, Zo_v1.1, whole genome shotgun sequence contains the following coding sequences:
- the LOC122052261 gene encoding BOI-related E3 ubiquitin-protein ligase 1-like, translated as MAVHSRRTCNFPFLNGGERDRKEMDLPRAATGFVDPSALLLVDGEAATNPRKRGAESIADPAVPLPRPQNGSVDLSSLHLHHSSTPFSPPVIVSLAQLQSHPPPVVSTGLRLALEEQYQQQNQNMSNPLLCSSSSFLSSRIDQQKQEIEELLRVQGEQLQIGLAERHRRHYRSLLRAARATVAKRIREKEAEVELAAQRSAELQNRLVRLRSESIAWQAKAMADQATAVSLHAQLQQTLAAAALSQARSGDTPQAEDAESAIVDPNRVDQARTCRSCRGQPATMVLLPCRHLSLCDACDGAAGACPICQCNKTRSVRVFLA; from the exons ATGGCTGTTCATTCCCGACGCACCTGTAACTTTCCATTCCTGAATGG AGGCGAGCGAGATAGGAAGGAGATGGACTTGCCTCGAGCTGCTACTGGATTTGTTGATCCTTCTGCGTTGTTGCTCGTCGATGGAGAAG CGGCGACAAATCCGAGGAAGAGAGGTGCAGAGAGCATCGCCGACCCAGCAGTGCCGCTGCCGCGGCCGCAGAACGGCTCCGTTGATCTCTCATCCCTGCATCTACACCACAGTTCGACCCCGTTTTCGCCTCCGGTGATCGTGAGTCTCGCACAGTTACAGAGCCACCCGCCTCCGGTTGTGTCCACCGGCCTCCGCCTCGCCTTGGAAGAACAATACCAACAGCAAAACCAGAACATGTCCAACCCGCTTCTCTgctcttcctcttccttcctAAGTTCCCGAATCGACCAACAGAAGCAAGAAATCGAGGAATTACTTCGTGTCCAG GGCGAGCAATTGCAGATCGGGCTGGCCGAGAGGCATCGGAGGCACTACCGATCTTTACTACGGGCCGCAAGAGCAACCGTCGCGAAGCGGATCCGGGAGAAAGAGGCGGAGGTGGAGCTGGCAGCGCAGCGGAGCGCCGAGCTCCAGAACCGCCTCGTCCGCCTCCGAAGCGAATCGATCGCGTGGCAGGCCAAGGCGATGGCCGACCAGGCGACGGCGGTTTCACTCCACGCGCAATTGCAGCAGACCTTGGCGGCCGCGGCGCTGTCCCAGGCGCGGAGTGGAGACACGCCGCAGGCGGAGGATGCGGAGTCAGCCATTGTTGACCCGAACCGAGTCGACCAGGCGCGAACATGCCGCTCCTGCCGTGGGCAGCCTGCTACGATGGTGCTCCTCCCCTGCCGCCACCTCAGTCTCTGCGACGCCTGCGACGGCGCCGCCGGGGCCTGCCCGATCTGCCAGTGCAACAAAACCCGCAGCGTTCGCGTCTTCCTCGCCTGA